Proteins encoded in a region of the Pieris rapae chromosome 12, ilPieRapa1.1, whole genome shotgun sequence genome:
- the LOC110995861 gene encoding importin-13 has protein sequence MEYTVQNLEYAVSIFYNGEQEERAKAHTWLTNAQKVPEAWNFVWDLLQPTKGTVVQFYAATTLHTKILRCWNELPKESHEELLNKLLQSVMAYANGPKIVTNRLCISLAAFILQQETMDLAPILSPLTSPQNSSLLLEVLTVIPEEFGSMTMGSKRRLENLKTLNKSCPMVVNDMLKILENVYNDWSSGPPSEEIVNSWTVAATCVGSWLNVIHNEALAEISYSITDRAPLIRALQMAVHVLYTTNGIVSGSALEACEACLSAIRIAVTHGDACNYENFGKTVMADLASLVGPVLAANNVPDSVNEELVCAMVTCCVSVCETHSGTVVKAINADGENSAVLPLLRLLLEAQGAPGYYPLHETRSNLLFSFWYILQDDLLGRSDSESADKLKPIWKEVFSQLLMAFIAKSEMPPESDLSRDDQELLRCYRQDIGDAVMYCFMVIGDMTWDIVATVMETAQKESRREAALHVLSSLADVAQNDKAPAALPGLLRRALQVVVETQDKRTLETALECIGTHATWINLIEGTCDGYEGLGVQCVRAAGAALGRCPMPAALALRRLTTECGDAASLLVQDIVQAAMSAESVSYPWVRRQLTSAAGGALASCEPSVSSPLLLQLTEHIAQQISSQAPEGGSVSAECAAALMSALSRQPQLAAEMFRGLLPSLTVLTTNPALVEPLFQILNNTVSALMAECEPFLDEISQLTATAFQLHPSASGFGLVVFVIQMVGPECEKANRLLNGCLRRLVEYLTSEQAKGARPDLFEALFHGLYTLTRKKTHHLEWIDSLMPELMNLAFRALVVPETRAIRTACTWIGSLATHGVQALRDFAPVVMRALIFAISCEGPRGQLEAITALVMSMNRVASNPHEFKEWLRRPLAELDFPSPYVSPGDKEKFVEAVIREISNKRRVLYAMREFSLACRGLAATEYGLQCIASKQLVA, from the exons ATGGAGTATACTGTGCAAAATTTGGAGTACGCGGTatccatattttataatggtGAACAAGAAGAACGTGCTAAAGCTCACACATGGTTGACAAACGCTCAAAAGGTTCCTGAAGCTTGGAACTTTGTGTGGGATCTCCTTCAGCCCACTAAG GGCACAGTAGTGCAATTTTATGCTGCTACaacattacatacaaaaatattaagatgttGGAATGAACTACCAAAAGAAAGTCATGAAGAACTCTTGAACAAACTATTACAATCAGTTATGGCATATGCAAATGGACCAAAGATTGTCACTAATAGGCTATGTATAAGT ttGGCTGCCTTTATCCTTCAACAAGAAACAATGGATCTAGCACCTATCCTAAGTCCATTAACTTCTCCACAAAACTCATCACTACTTCTTGAAGTTCTGACAGTAATCCCAGAAGAA TTTGGCAGTATGACAATGGGTTCTAAACGGCGTCtagaaaatttaaagactttaaataaatcctGTCCCATGGTTGTAAATGATATGCTCAAGATTTTGGAAAATGTGTATAA TGACTGGAGCAGTGGGCCACCAAGTGAAGAAATAGTGAACTCATGGACGGTAGCAGCCACTTGCGTAGGAAGCTGGCTTAACGTGATCCATAATGAAGCTCTTGCTGAAATTTCTTATTCCATTACTGACAGAGCCCCCCTTATACGTGCTTTACAAATGGCTGTTCATGTATTATACAC TACAAATGGTATAGTCAGTGGATCTGCACTAGAAGCCTGTGAAGCGTGTTTGTCCGCAATACGAATAGCTGTCACACACGGAGATGCCTGTAACTATGAGAACTTTGGTAAAACCGTGATGGCCGACCTGGCGTCGCTTGTGGGGCCGGTGCTGGCGGCAAACAACGTCCCGGACTCGGTGAATGAG GAGCTGGTATGTGCGATGGTGACTTGCTGCGTGTCAGTGTGCGAGACACACTCGGGAACGGTGGTGAAGGCCATCAATGCCGACGGGGAGAACAGTGCAGTTTTGCCACTCCTTCGTCTACTTCTGGAGGCTCAGGGGGCGCCAGGATATTACCCACTTCACGAGACCAGATCCAATTTGCTATTCAGCTTCTGGTACATTTTACAG gaCGATCTCCTGGGAAGATCTGACTCGGAAAGTGCTGATAAATTGAAACCAATATGGAAAGAAGTGTTTTCACAGCTTTTAATGGCCTTCATCGCTAAATCAGAAATGCCGCCCGAGTCTGATCTGTCGCGTGACGATCAGGAACTTCTGCGGTGCTATCGTCAGGACATTGGAGATGCGGTT ATGTATTGCTTCATGGTGATAGGCGACATGACCTGGGACATAGTGGCCACCGTCATGGAGACGGCCCAGAAGGAGTCGCGCCGCGAAGCCGCCTTACACGTCCTCAGTTCGTTGGCGGACGTCGCGCAGAACGATAAAGCGCCGGCCGCTTTGCCCGGTCTGTTGCGACGCGCCTTACAAGTCGTCGTCGAAACTCAGGACAAACGAACTCTAGAGACGGCTTTGGAGTGTATCG GTACGCACGCGACGTGGATTAACCTGATCGAGGGCACGTGCGACGGATACGAGGGACTGGGCGTGCAGTGCGTGCGCGCGGCGGGTGCGGCCCTCGGCCGGTGTCCGATGCCCGCGGCCCTGGCCCTTCGCCGCCTCACCACAGAGTGCGGCGACGCCGCTTCCTTACTGGTACAGGACATCGTACAAGCCGCTATG AGCGCGGAAAGCGTGTCCTACCCGTGGGTGCGTCGTCAGCTGACGTCGGCGGCGGGAGGCGCCCTGGCCTCGTGCGAACCCTCGGTCTCGTCTCCGCTTCTGCTGCAGCTTACGGAACATATCGCTCAACAGATCTCCTCACAG GCGCCAGAGGGCGGCAGCGTATCAGCGGAATGTGCAGCGGCTCTGATGAGTGCGCTGTCGCGGCAGCCGCAGCTCGCCGCTGAGATGTTCCGAGGGCTTCTGCCCTCGCTCACTGTGCTCACCACTAACCCCGCCCTGGTTGAA CCTCTGTTCCAAATCCTCAACAACACGGTGTCGGCTCTGATGGCCGAATGCGAGCCGTTCCTGGACGAGATCTCTCAACTCACCGCTACCGCCTTTCAACTCCACCCCTCTGCTTCGGGATTCGGACTAGTTGTATTC GTAATACAAATGGTCGGCCCGGAGTGTGAGAAAGCTAACCGACTGCTGAACGGTTGCCTGCGAAGGCTCGTGGAGTACCTGACCTCGGAGCAGGCTAAGGGAGCCCGACCCGACCTCTTCGAAGCCCTATTCCATGGCCTCTACACCCTTACTAGGAAGAAGACGCATCATCTCGAGTGGATTGACAGCTTGATGCCGGAATTGATGAATTTGG CATTTCGTGCGTTAGTCGTGCCGGAAACGCGCGCGATTCGAACGGCGTGCACCTGGATTGGGTCGTTGGCGACGCACGGCGTGCAGGCGTTGAGAGATTTCGCGCCTGTCGTCATGCGAGCCTTAATATTCGCCATCA GTTGCGAAGGGCCGAGGGGCCAGCTGGAGGCGATTACGGCGTTAGTGATGTCCATGAATCGAGTGGCTTCCAACCCTCACGAGTTCAAGGAATGGCTCCGTCGGCCTCTCGCAGAGCTCGACTTCCCTTCGCCTTACGTCTCGCCCGGTGATAAGGAAAAGTTCGTGGAAGCTGTCATCAG AGAAATAAGCAATAAGCGGCGTGTGCTATATGCGATGCGAGAGTTTTCTCTCGCGTGCCGCGGCCTCGCCGCCACCGAGTACGGGCTTCAGTGCATCGCCTCCAAGCAGTTGGTCGCCTGA